The following are from one region of the Phormidium sp. PBR-2020 genome:
- a CDS encoding AAA family ATPase, protein MKEELNILIQAQYPLIYLVTFEEERSEQAIEVIAQSVKPQRRVFTWTSTKGLIDYSQSGGANPHNTLSPEAALDWVVRHKEPGIYVFKDLHPFLENPNVTRAIRDAIAYFRGTDKTIILMSPVQSVPIELEKEVVVLDFPLPDLNELNRVLSRQLADSRSKRISTEAREKLLKAALGLTKDEAEKVYRKAQVTANRLTEEEVDIVLSEKKQLIRRNGILEYIDEDETIDSVGGLEELKRWLFQRSNAFTEKAREYGLPQPKGMLILGVPGCGKSMIAKTTARLWGLPLLRLDLGRVYDGSMVGRSEANLRNALKTAESISPAILFIDELDKAFAGGAGSGDSDGGTSSRIFGSFLTWMQEKTSPVFVMATANRVERLPGEFLRKGRFDEIFFVDLPTKEERQEIYRIHLLKRRTDISRFDLDQLAKVSEGFSGAEIEQATIAAMYEAFAQDREFTQLDIIAAVKSTLPLSKTMTEQVTALRDWARQRARPAAAAMADYQRMES, encoded by the coding sequence ATGAAAGAAGAGCTAAACATTCTTATCCAGGCTCAATACCCTTTAATATACCTCGTGACCTTTGAGGAGGAGCGGTCTGAGCAGGCGATTGAGGTGATTGCCCAGTCTGTGAAACCGCAGCGCCGGGTCTTTACCTGGACGTCCACCAAAGGATTGATTGACTACAGTCAGTCGGGTGGAGCTAATCCTCATAACACCTTGTCGCCAGAAGCTGCATTAGACTGGGTTGTCCGTCATAAAGAGCCAGGGATTTATGTTTTCAAAGACTTACATCCCTTCTTGGAAAATCCCAATGTCACCCGAGCAATTCGGGATGCGATCGCCTATTTCCGAGGTACCGATAAGACCATCATTCTGATGTCTCCGGTCCAAAGCGTGCCCATCGAGTTAGAAAAAGAAGTGGTGGTTTTAGACTTCCCACTTCCCGATCTAAACGAACTCAACCGAGTTCTCTCACGACAGTTAGCAGATTCGCGCAGTAAGCGCATCAGCACCGAAGCTCGTGAGAAGCTCCTCAAGGCAGCGTTGGGACTTACCAAAGATGAGGCGGAAAAGGTCTATCGCAAAGCCCAAGTCACCGCGAACCGGTTGACAGAAGAGGAAGTTGACATTGTCCTGTCGGAGAAAAAGCAACTCATCCGCCGCAATGGCATCTTAGAATACATTGACGAGGATGAAACCATTGACTCCGTCGGGGGACTCGAAGAGCTAAAACGCTGGCTCTTTCAGCGTTCTAATGCCTTTACCGAGAAGGCGCGGGAATACGGCTTACCCCAGCCCAAAGGAATGTTAATTCTTGGGGTTCCCGGTTGTGGTAAATCCATGATTGCCAAGACCACAGCTCGCCTCTGGGGATTACCCCTGCTGCGTTTAGACCTCGGTCGAGTGTATGATGGCTCTATGGTGGGGCGTTCAGAGGCGAATCTGCGCAATGCCCTCAAAACCGCCGAGTCCATCTCCCCAGCCATTCTCTTTATTGACGAATTGGACAAAGCCTTTGCCGGGGGAGCCGGTTCCGGGGATTCGGATGGAGGAACCTCTAGCCGTATCTTTGGCTCCTTCCTAACCTGGATGCAGGAGAAAACCTCTCCCGTGTTCGTGATGGCAACGGCGAACCGAGTTGAACGCCTCCCTGGGGAGTTTCTCCGCAAAGGGCGTTTCGATGAAATCTTCTTCGTGGACCTACCCACCAAAGAAGAGCGTCAAGAAATTTACCGCATCCATCTGTTGAAGCGACGCACGGATATCAGCCGCTTCGACTTGGATCAACTCGCCAAAGTTTCCGAAGGATTTTCGGGGGCAGAAATCGAGCAAGCAACCATTGCCGCGATGTATGAGGCCTTCGCCCAGGATCGCGAGTTCACCCAGCTCGACATTATCGCCGCCGTAAAATCCACGCTACCGCTGTCCAAAACCATGACCGAACAGGTCACCGCGCTACGAGATTGGGCAAGACAGCGGGCGCGTCCAGCTGCGGCTGCCATGGCTGACTATCAGCGCATGGAGTCGTAG